The region GAGTAACCACAGCGAAAGTTGATCGCGTTGGCGAGTTGGTGCTCAATCGATACGGGGCAACGTCCGCACCTCGGCTGTTTTACGGTTTTCCCGGCGTCAATCTTATCAGTGTCAATGACGAGATCATTCACGGTATTCCGAGTGACCGAGTGCTGGAACAGGGTGACATTGTAAGCCTGGATGTCACCGCTGAACTGAACGGCTACATTGCAGATGCAGCAATCACCATCCCGATTCCTCCATATTCCGCGAAAGCCGATAGATTGTGTCGATGTGCCCGTACGGCATTCGAAAAGGCGGTGGCCGTAGCTCGTGCAAACAAACCGATCAATTGCATCGGCCATGCCGTAGAGCACGAGGTGAAACGACAAGGATTCTGGGTTGTCAATGAGCTTGCGGGACACGGGATAGGTCGGGTTATCCATGAAGACCCCATCGTTGCAAACACCTACAATCCGCTCGATTCAAAGCCGCTTACGAATGGTCTTGTGATCACCATCGAGCCTATGATTGCCGAGCATCCAGCCCAAGCCGTTGAAGATTGCGACGGTTGGACCGTGAGGACCTCAAATGGATCTCTTTCGGCTCATTTTGAGCATACTGTCGTTATTACCGATGGCCGGCCTATTTTGCTGACTGCGGCCTGAGCGGCCTGATTTCTGCTAACACGTCCGTGTCCGACTTCGGGCTGTGCCCTCCGCGCAACCGCTTCGCGATTCGGGTACGACGGTAACATTACACGCAAGCGGCGCAAGGTTCTCCTACCATCTCACCCTGACAAATTATGTACAGAAGCAGAAA is a window of Gemmatimonadota bacterium DNA encoding:
- the map gene encoding type I methionyl aminopeptidase, translating into MSIECPEDFEGLAQAGQVVAATLKAMASAVRAGVTTAKVDRVGELVLNRYGATSAPRLFYGFPGVNLISVNDEIIHGIPSDRVLEQGDIVSLDVTAELNGYIADAAITIPIPPYSAKADRLCRCARTAFEKAVAVARANKPINCIGHAVEHEVKRQGFWVVNELAGHGIGRVIHEDPIVANTYNPLDSKPLTNGLVITIEPMIAEHPAQAVEDCDGWTVRTSNGSLSAHFEHTVVITDGRPILLTAA